In a single window of the Acipenser ruthenus chromosome 8, fAciRut3.2 maternal haplotype, whole genome shotgun sequence genome:
- the LOC131737819 gene encoding olfactory receptor 52Z1P-like, whose amino-acid sequence MENQSANVTSTLTLGGFKLMPAGRYAAFVLGTLLYCIIVFCNLMILIAIALEKRLHEPMYVLLFNLPINDLMGATALLPKLLADTLTDSETITHPGCVMQAFFIHFYAAGSLLILTAMAYDRYVAICCPLRYNAILTSSNVIKIIILVWVLDFILIGVLIVLVLRLQRCRSIISNAYCDNPSLMRLVCADTSINNIYGLFITGLIQGLSLLAMIFTYFQILLTCLMNKQSDAKSKAIQTCATHLTVYIILYTSALFLILSYRFEQISPSFRKVVGVAVILYPPVFNPIIYGLKTKEIRNTIIKMFKKKTSSF is encoded by the coding sequence ATGGAGAACCAGTCAGCCAACGTCACTTCAACATTAACACTGGGTGGCTTCAAGTTAATGCCCGCAGGCAGATATGCTGCATTTGTACTTGGAACGTTACTCTACtgcattattgttttttgcaATCTAATGATCCTCATTGCAATAGCTCTAGAAAAACGACTACACGAGCCCATGTATGTGTTGCTTTTCAATCTACCAATCAATGACCTGATGGGAGCCACTGCTTTGCTTCCTAAATTATTGGCGGACACTTTGACAGATTCAGAAACTATAACACACCCAGGATGTGTCATGCAGgcttttttcatacatttttatgCAGCAGGTTCATTGCTTATATTGACAGCCATGGCTTATGATAGATATGTTGCAATCTGTTGCCCTTTAAGATACAATGCGATCCTGACGAGCAGCAATGTAATCAAAATAATCATACTAGTTTGGGTTTTGGATTTCATTTTGATAGGTGTGTTAATTGTACTGGTTTTGaggcttcaaagatgtagatcCATTATTTCAAATGCTTACTGTGACAACCCATCGCTTATGAGACTGGTCTGTGCAGACACaagtataaataatatatatggcTTGTTTATAACAGGTTTAATTCAGGGATTATCTTTGCTGGCAATGATCTTTACATACTTTCAGATTCTTTTGACATGCTTAATGAACAAACAGTCTGATGCAAAGAGCAAAGCTATTCAAACCTGTGCTACACATTTAACTGTGTATATCATTCTATATACCTCTGCCCTTTTTCTAATACTTTCTTATCGATTTGAACAGATTTCTCCCTCTTTTAGGAAAGTAGTAGGAGTAGCTGTTATATTATATCCCCCAGTGTTTAACCCAATCATTTATggactgaaaacaaaagaaattagGAATACAATAATAAAGATGTTCAAAAAGAAAACATCCTCCTTTTAG